The following proteins come from a genomic window of Azoarcus sp. PA01:
- a CDS encoding cation acetate symporter, with protein sequence MSGRFTHLGAGLVLALLSAAALAAGGDLGQAEKQATNWTAIAMFGGFVVLTLFITKWAAAKTKSAADFYTAGGGITGFQNGLAIAGDYMSAASFLGISAAVMANGYDGLIYSIGFLVGWPVITFLMAERLRNLGKFTFADVAAYRFKQTPIRAFAASGTLVVVAFYLIAQMVGAGQLIKLLFGLEYWMAVVIVGALMMVYVLFGGMTATTWVQIIKAVLLLAGASFMAFMVLLAYDFSPEALFAASTQVKEQLALSAGKTPEEASIIGQAIMGPGSFIKDPISAISFGMALMFGTAGLPHILMRFFTVPDAKQARKSVFWATTWIGYFYVLTFIIGFGAIVLVSTNPSFLDPNGVLIGGGNMAAIHLANAVGGNVFLGFISAVAFATILAVVAGLTLSGASAVSHDLYATVFKKGNADSASELRVSRMTTVALGVIAVVLGIAFEKQNIAFMVSLAFAIAASANFPVLFMSVLWKDCTTRGATIGGFLGLITAVALTVVSPSVWEATLGNPKGSALFPYTSPALFSMAAGFIGIWLFSILDNSARAKEDRAGYLAQKVRSETGIGAAGASGH encoded by the coding sequence ATGAGCGGCCGTTTCACGCATCTGGGCGCGGGGCTCGTCCTCGCGCTGCTGTCTGCCGCGGCGCTCGCCGCAGGCGGCGACCTCGGCCAGGCAGAGAAGCAGGCGACTAACTGGACCGCGATCGCGATGTTCGGCGGCTTCGTCGTCCTCACGCTGTTCATCACCAAGTGGGCCGCGGCGAAGACCAAGTCGGCAGCGGACTTCTACACTGCCGGCGGCGGCATCACCGGCTTCCAGAACGGGCTGGCGATCGCCGGCGACTACATGTCGGCGGCGTCGTTCCTCGGGATCTCCGCGGCGGTCATGGCGAACGGCTACGACGGACTGATCTACTCGATCGGCTTCCTCGTCGGCTGGCCGGTGATCACTTTCCTGATGGCTGAACGCCTGCGCAACCTCGGCAAATTCACGTTCGCCGACGTTGCCGCGTACCGCTTCAAGCAGACGCCGATCCGCGCATTCGCCGCGTCGGGAACGCTGGTCGTCGTTGCGTTCTACCTGATCGCGCAGATGGTCGGTGCCGGCCAGCTGATCAAGCTGCTGTTCGGCCTCGAGTACTGGATGGCGGTCGTCATCGTCGGCGCGTTGATGATGGTGTACGTGCTGTTCGGCGGGATGACCGCGACGACGTGGGTGCAGATCATCAAGGCTGTCCTGCTGCTCGCCGGCGCGTCGTTCATGGCCTTCATGGTGCTACTGGCCTACGACTTCTCGCCGGAAGCGCTGTTCGCCGCTTCGACGCAGGTCAAGGAGCAACTCGCGCTGTCGGCGGGCAAGACTCCCGAAGAGGCGAGCATCATCGGCCAGGCGATCATGGGACCGGGTTCGTTCATCAAGGACCCGATCTCCGCGATCTCGTTCGGCATGGCGCTGATGTTCGGTACTGCCGGTCTGCCGCACATCCTGATGCGCTTCTTCACCGTGCCGGATGCGAAGCAGGCGCGCAAGTCGGTGTTCTGGGCGACGACGTGGATCGGCTACTTCTACGTGCTGACCTTCATCATCGGCTTCGGCGCGATCGTGCTGGTGTCGACGAACCCGAGCTTCCTCGATCCGAACGGCGTCCTTATCGGCGGCGGCAACATGGCGGCTATCCACCTCGCCAATGCGGTCGGCGGCAACGTCTTCCTCGGCTTCATCTCGGCGGTCGCGTTCGCGACGATCCTCGCGGTGGTCGCTGGCCTGACGCTGTCGGGCGCTTCGGCAGTGTCGCACGACCTGTACGCCACGGTGTTCAAGAAAGGCAACGCCGATTCGGCGTCGGAACTGCGCGTGTCACGGATGACGACCGTCGCGCTCGGCGTCATCGCGGTCGTGCTCGGCATCGCGTTCGAGAAGCAGAACATCGCGTTCATGGTGTCCCTGGCCTTCGCGATCGCGGCCTCGGCCAACTTCCCGGTGCTGTTCATGTCGGTGCTGTGGAAGGACTGCACGACGCGCGGTGCGACGATCGGCGGTTTCCTCGGCCTGATCACTGCGGTCGCGCTGACGGTCGTGTCGCCGTCGGTGTGGGAAGCGACGCTCGGCAACCCGAAGGGCTCGGCGCTGTTCCCCTACACGTCGCCGGCGCTGTTCTCGATGGCGGCGGGTTTCATCGGCATCTGGCTGTTCTCGATCCTCGACAACAGCGCGCGGGCGAAGGAAGACCGCGCGGGGTACCTCGCGCAGAAAGTGCGCTCCGAAACGGGTATCGGCGCTGCCGGCGCCTCCGGCCACTGA
- a CDS encoding DUF485 domain-containing protein, which produces MQNDMVARVIANPKYQRLVKLRTSYGWLLTAIMMIVYYGYIAVIAFNKELFAQRLGEGVMTVGIPVGFGVIVFTIVLTGIYVRRANSEFDKLTQEIIQESAK; this is translated from the coding sequence ATGCAAAACGACATGGTGGCAAGAGTCATTGCCAATCCGAAGTACCAACGCCTGGTGAAATTGCGCACGTCATACGGCTGGCTGTTGACGGCGATCATGATGATCGTCTACTACGGCTACATCGCGGTCATTGCGTTCAACAAGGAGCTGTTCGCGCAGCGGCTCGGCGAAGGCGTCATGACGGTGGGCATTCCGGTGGGTTTCGGGGTGATCGTGTTCACGATCGTCCTCACCGGCATTTACGTGCGGCGCGCGAACTCCGAGTTCGACAAGCTGACGCAGGAAATCATCCAGGAGAGCGCCAAATGA
- the paaY gene encoding phenylacetic acid degradation protein PaaY — MPCYEIDGLRPVVHPSAFVHPDAVLIGDVIVGARCYVAPLASLRGDFGRIILEPGSNLQDNCVMHGFPNLDTIVEEDGHIGHAAVLHGCRIGRNALVGMNAVVMDNAVVGDSAVVAACAFVKADMVVPPRMLAAGIPAKVVRELTAQEMDWKIDGTRCYHELTVRSLATLKPCLPLAEPEANRPKFDLPPGIVPLVDLKRGN; from the coding sequence CCACCCCGACGCAGTGCTGATCGGCGACGTCATCGTCGGCGCACGCTGCTACGTCGCGCCGCTCGCGAGCCTGCGCGGCGATTTCGGCCGGATCATCCTCGAACCGGGCTCGAACCTGCAGGACAACTGCGTGATGCACGGCTTTCCGAACCTCGACACGATCGTCGAGGAAGACGGCCACATCGGCCACGCGGCAGTGCTGCACGGTTGTCGCATCGGCCGCAATGCGCTCGTCGGCATGAACGCGGTCGTCATGGACAACGCAGTCGTCGGCGATTCGGCGGTCGTCGCCGCGTGCGCGTTCGTCAAGGCCGACATGGTGGTCCCGCCGCGCATGCTCGCCGCGGGCATTCCGGCCAAGGTGGTCCGCGAACTCACCGCGCAGGAAATGGACTGGAAAATCGACGGCACGCGCTGCTACCACGAGCTGACCGTGCGCAGCCTCGCGACGCTCAAACCGTGCCTGCCGCTGGCCGAGCCCGAAGCGAACCGCCCGAAATTCGACCTGCCGCCGGGCATCGTGCCGCTCGTCGACCTGAAGCGGGGCAACTGA